A stretch of Cryptosporangium aurantiacum DNA encodes these proteins:
- a CDS encoding class I adenylate-forming enzyme family protein produces MIADNAPWLLTASTFADLIDARADATPDAPLLIEADGTTVTCAQFADRSRRVAAALSAEGIGPGTRVAWQLPTRTSTLLVMAALRRLGAVQAPIIPLYREREVSAALAGSGAEVFLVPGIWRGTDYVELAARVAAAGGPSPRTVVIDASAPEAAPVGLAAQPADPDQVAWIYFTSGSTGAPKGAQHTDATLLSTGLGFAGHGELGRTDGEVAAIGFPVAHVGGVEYLIAMLAGGFPALLLEAFVPAEAVPLFRRYGVTTTGGAPPFYSALVAVARANPGEPVLPTLRTLKGGGAPCSPALFGEVRDVLDAVLAHDYGMTEVPMIAVARPSDPPDVLAATDGRVLPGNTVRLVDADGTPVAPGQIGEVQVSGAGVCRGYTDPAETAAAFTDDGWFRTGDLGRFHPDGPIEVVGRVKDLIIRNAENIAPQEIEQLLASHPAVAEVAVIGVPDAVRGERVCAVVAPPAGHPDPDLATLNAWLLDAGLMKQKLPEQLEVVDALPRTGLAKVAKSELRRRYATSGPV; encoded by the coding sequence ATGATTGCCGACAACGCTCCCTGGTTGCTGACCGCGTCCACGTTCGCCGATCTGATCGACGCCCGGGCCGACGCCACTCCGGACGCCCCGCTGCTGATCGAGGCCGACGGCACGACCGTGACCTGCGCGCAGTTCGCGGACCGATCACGACGGGTCGCAGCCGCGCTGTCCGCCGAGGGCATCGGGCCGGGCACCCGGGTGGCCTGGCAACTGCCGACCCGGACCAGCACGCTGCTGGTGATGGCCGCGCTCCGTCGCCTCGGCGCGGTCCAGGCACCGATCATTCCGCTGTACCGGGAGCGCGAGGTGTCGGCGGCACTGGCGGGGAGTGGCGCCGAGGTGTTCCTCGTCCCGGGGATCTGGCGGGGAACGGACTACGTCGAGCTGGCGGCACGCGTCGCCGCGGCCGGAGGCCCGTCACCCCGGACGGTGGTGATCGACGCCAGTGCGCCGGAAGCAGCGCCGGTCGGCCTGGCGGCGCAGCCGGCGGATCCGGATCAGGTGGCCTGGATCTACTTCACCTCCGGGTCGACCGGCGCGCCGAAGGGCGCCCAGCACACCGACGCGACCCTGCTCTCGACCGGGCTCGGGTTCGCCGGCCACGGGGAACTCGGGCGGACCGACGGTGAGGTGGCCGCGATCGGCTTCCCGGTCGCGCACGTCGGCGGCGTCGAGTACCTGATCGCGATGCTCGCCGGTGGGTTCCCGGCGCTGCTCCTGGAGGCGTTCGTCCCGGCCGAGGCGGTCCCGCTGTTCCGGCGGTACGGCGTCACCACCACCGGGGGCGCGCCGCCGTTCTACAGCGCGCTGGTCGCGGTGGCGCGGGCGAATCCGGGAGAGCCGGTGCTGCCGACCCTGCGGACGCTCAAGGGCGGCGGCGCGCCGTGCTCCCCGGCGCTCTTCGGCGAGGTCCGGGACGTGTTGGACGCAGTGCTCGCGCACGACTACGGGATGACCGAGGTACCGATGATCGCCGTCGCCCGGCCCAGCGATCCACCGGACGTGCTGGCCGCGACCGACGGCCGGGTGCTGCCGGGCAACACCGTCCGGCTGGTCGACGCCGACGGAACGCCGGTCGCGCCGGGACAGATCGGTGAGGTGCAGGTCAGCGGTGCCGGGGTCTGCCGCGGCTACACCGACCCGGCGGAGACCGCGGCCGCGTTCACCGACGACGGGTGGTTCCGGACCGGCGACCTCGGACGATTCCACCCGGACGGGCCGATCGAAGTCGTCGGCCGGGTCAAGGACCTGATCATCCGCAACGCCGAGAACATCGCCCCGCAGGAGATCGAGCAGCTGCTCGCCTCCCACCCGGCCGTAGCCGAGGTCGCGGTGATCGGCGTGCCCGACGCCGTGCGCGGCGAACGCGTCTGCGCGGTGGTCGCCCCGCCCGCGGGCCACCCCGACCCCGACCTGGCGACGCTCAACGCCTGGCTGCTGGACGCGGGGCTGATGAAGCAGAAGCTGCCCGAGCAGCTCGAGGTCGTCGACGCGTTGCCGCGTACCGGCCTGGCCAAGGTTGCCAAGTCCGAGCTCCGCCGCCGCTACGCCACGTCCGGCCCGGTCTGA
- a CDS encoding SDR family oxidoreductase codes for MTDGALAGRTALVTGASRGIGAAIARRFAAEGAAVTILATTSEPKPRIAGTVHTVATEIRTAGGRALAVAGDLRSDADVERAVEQTVTTFGGLDLVVNNAAAFDTTPTRRITMRRYDLLHAVNARGSFLVSRAALPHLEKSPAAHILSISPPLTLDPRWTGAHLAYTASKYAVSLMTLGLAAELADAGIAANSLWPSTAVATEGIRAILGEETASLRARRVDVMADAALAIVRRDPRRYTGQLVTDEDVLRAEGVDLSRYLLGPDERALQPSFFLPAAATGTAKVAP; via the coding sequence GTGACCGACGGTGCGCTGGCCGGCCGCACCGCCCTGGTCACCGGCGCCAGCCGGGGCATCGGCGCGGCGATCGCCCGCCGCTTCGCCGCGGAGGGCGCGGCGGTGACGATCCTGGCCACGACCTCCGAGCCGAAGCCCCGGATCGCCGGCACCGTCCACACCGTCGCGACGGAGATCCGCACGGCAGGCGGTCGGGCGCTCGCGGTGGCCGGTGACCTCCGCTCCGACGCGGACGTCGAACGGGCGGTGGAGCAGACCGTGACGACATTCGGCGGCCTCGATCTGGTGGTGAACAACGCCGCCGCGTTCGACACCACACCGACCCGGCGGATCACGATGCGGCGCTACGACCTACTGCACGCGGTCAACGCCCGCGGCAGCTTCCTGGTCAGCCGGGCGGCCCTCCCGCATCTGGAGAAGTCCCCGGCCGCGCACATCCTGTCGATCTCACCGCCGCTCACGCTCGACCCGCGGTGGACCGGCGCGCACCTGGCTTACACCGCCTCGAAATACGCGGTGAGCCTGATGACGCTCGGCCTCGCGGCGGAGCTGGCCGACGCCGGTATCGCGGCGAACTCGCTCTGGCCGAGCACGGCCGTGGCCACCGAGGGCATCCGGGCGATCCTCGGCGAGGAGACAGCGAGTCTGCGGGCCCGCCGGGTCGACGTGATGGCCGACGCGGCTCTGGCGATCGTCCGCCGCGATCCGCGGCGATACACCGGACAGCTGGTCACCGACGAGGACGTACTCCGTGCCGAGGGCGTGGACCTGTCCCGGTACCTCCTGGGTCCGGACGAGCGCGCGTTGCAACCGAGCTTCTTCCTGCCCGCTGCGGCAACCGGGACAGCGAAGGTCGCCCCGTGA
- a CDS encoding TetR/AcrR family transcriptional regulator — translation MEGTIDAQLSDDIPGTAAEETALGGGVLTADDAALGERAARTRTAILEATRKLFLDKGYAGTRINNITDACGISRAGFYTYFRDKREVFTVLGEQTFRDILLVVGELERLPQPCGVAEVSAWVRQYFDFMDVHGAFIFSSAQSAPDDEEFRNSTARLQMRVAWMIGMSLRGRQVVPTDAPEALGLTVNAMLDRAWYFCRGQRLPVDENDMVRTLATTILGTLTSTTTD, via the coding sequence GTGGAGGGCACCATCGACGCGCAACTGTCCGACGACATCCCGGGAACCGCCGCCGAGGAGACTGCCCTCGGCGGCGGCGTCCTCACGGCCGACGACGCGGCGCTCGGCGAACGAGCCGCCCGGACCCGCACCGCGATCCTCGAGGCGACCCGCAAGCTTTTCCTCGACAAGGGTTACGCCGGGACCCGGATCAACAACATCACCGACGCGTGCGGCATCTCCCGCGCCGGGTTCTACACGTACTTCCGGGACAAGCGGGAGGTGTTCACCGTCCTCGGCGAGCAGACCTTCCGCGACATCCTGCTCGTGGTCGGTGAGCTGGAGCGGCTCCCGCAGCCGTGCGGCGTCGCGGAGGTGTCAGCCTGGGTCCGGCAGTACTTCGATTTCATGGACGTCCACGGCGCGTTCATCTTCTCCTCGGCGCAGTCAGCTCCCGACGACGAGGAGTTCCGGAACAGCACGGCCCGCCTGCAGATGCGCGTCGCCTGGATGATCGGGATGAGCCTGCGCGGCCGGCAGGTCGTGCCCACCGACGCCCCGGAGGCACTCGGGCTGACCGTCAACGCGATGCTCGACCGTGCGTGGTACTTCTGCCGGGGCCAGAGGCTGCCGGTGGACGAGAACGACATGGTGCGGACGCTGGCGACCACGATCCTCGGCACGCTGACCAGCACAACGACCGACTGA
- a CDS encoding Zn-ribbon domain-containing OB-fold protein → MLPYARPAQRLLPVPTTESRAFWTGGERGHLLIHRCRSCGRWFHPPAPACFRCRSLDVGPEPVSGRGRIAAFTVNRQPWIPTLPPPYLIAMVEIAEEPDVRLTSNVVDLPLEDAAVGLEVAVFFEQWDDVWLPLFRPAGSGR, encoded by the coding sequence GTGCTCCCCTACGCCCGACCGGCGCAGCGACTGCTGCCCGTCCCGACCACGGAGTCCCGCGCCTTCTGGACCGGCGGCGAGCGAGGACACCTGCTCATCCACCGCTGCCGGTCCTGCGGACGGTGGTTCCACCCGCCGGCGCCGGCCTGCTTCCGCTGCCGGAGTCTCGACGTGGGGCCGGAGCCGGTATCCGGCCGTGGACGAATCGCTGCGTTCACCGTCAACCGGCAGCCGTGGATTCCCACGCTCCCGCCGCCGTACCTGATCGCGATGGTCGAGATCGCCGAGGAGCCGGATGTCCGGCTGACGAGCAACGTGGTGGATCTGCCGCTCGAGGACGCGGCGGTCGGGCTGGAGGTCGCGGTGTTCTTCGAGCAGTGGGACGACGTCTGGCTTCCCCTCTTCCGTCCGGCCGGGAGCGGACGGTGA
- a CDS encoding acyl-CoA dehydrogenase family protein: MTPYRAEVRQVVDDVLAPHFGSGTPPETLWTTVSGLGWPFVGVPESAGGSGGDLADGAEIAAGVGRHACALPLVRTGLAGWTLARLGRPIDVVRDGVAMAVAGRGRLTVRPASHGWELSGAVPAVSWLPGAPLLVVATVEVDAAPWTAVTLLDADRVRASVAGGADLAGAPRGRLSFDRVSVTDLMLGPADLLRAVADRGAILRAAAIGGALERACMLLTEHVAVRHQFGRPLRAFQSVAHRTADALLERDLALAAVASAIATADGPSVAARSATAAAARAVTARAAGVVAEIAHQLHGAIGITQEHPLHLVTRRLWAWRDEDGSQRHWERRLGSATLRGEDDVALWALTTTGAQL; encoded by the coding sequence ATGACTCCCTACCGCGCCGAGGTACGACAGGTGGTGGACGACGTCCTCGCACCGCATTTCGGCAGCGGCACGCCGCCGGAGACGCTCTGGACGACCGTCAGCGGACTCGGCTGGCCGTTCGTGGGGGTCCCCGAATCGGCCGGCGGCTCCGGCGGTGACCTCGCCGACGGCGCCGAGATCGCCGCCGGTGTGGGACGTCACGCGTGCGCGCTGCCCCTTGTCCGCACCGGCCTCGCCGGGTGGACGCTGGCGCGACTCGGCCGTCCGATCGACGTCGTCCGGGACGGCGTAGCGATGGCGGTAGCCGGTCGCGGCCGGCTCACCGTCCGCCCGGCGTCACACGGCTGGGAACTCTCCGGTGCGGTGCCGGCCGTCTCCTGGCTGCCGGGCGCACCGTTGCTCGTGGTCGCCACGGTCGAGGTGGACGCCGCGCCGTGGACCGCGGTGACGCTGCTGGACGCCGACCGGGTGCGTGCGTCGGTGGCGGGCGGCGCGGACCTCGCCGGAGCACCGCGCGGTCGCCTGTCGTTCGACCGCGTGTCGGTGACCGACCTGATGCTCGGGCCGGCCGACCTCCTTCGTGCCGTGGCCGACCGTGGCGCGATATTGCGGGCGGCCGCGATCGGCGGTGCGCTCGAGCGGGCGTGCATGCTGCTCACCGAACACGTCGCCGTCCGGCACCAGTTCGGCCGGCCGCTGCGAGCCTTCCAGTCCGTGGCGCACCGGACCGCCGATGCCCTCCTCGAACGGGACCTGGCACTGGCCGCGGTCGCTTCGGCGATCGCGACCGCGGACGGCCCCAGCGTCGCGGCCCGCTCGGCGACCGCTGCGGCGGCCCGCGCGGTGACGGCCCGGGCCGCAGGCGTCGTCGCGGAGATCGCCCACCAGCTGCACGGCGCGATCGGCATCACTCAGGAGCACCCCCTCCACCTCGTCACCCGCCGGTTGTGGGCGTGGCGGGACGAGGACGGAAGCCAGCGCCACTGGGAGCGGCGTCTCGGCAGTGCGACCTTGCGGGGCGAGGACGACGTCGCGCTCTGGGCACTGACCACGACGGGAGCGCAGCTGTGA
- a CDS encoding CaiB/BaiF CoA transferase family protein, which translates to MKQTILEGVRVIELAAWTFVPSAGAVLADWGADVIKIEHPVTGDPQRGLISSGMVTGADGVNHFIEQPNRGKRSLGLDIGSEPGREVLYKLAAQSDVFITNLLPGSRERSGVDVNDIRAHNPDIIYARGHGYGARGAQADRGGFDLAAYWARGGLGDSFIAREGGYPPIQRPAFGDVYAGFAIAGGIAAALYRRQRTGETSIVDVSLLGAAVWQLAPDIVGAGITGAAIPKYDLAEMPNPLASIYRTSDDRYLALVVLQADRFWADVCQRLGRADLIDDERFADARVRFANRGACVAELRATFGAQPLAHWEKALADFEGVWDVFRTAPELHDDPQVVANGYLPQVTNGNGATFALAANPVQFDEQSPTLTPAPEHGQHTEEILLELGYDWEQIAAMKAANATT; encoded by the coding sequence ATGAAGCAGACGATCCTGGAGGGCGTGCGGGTTATCGAACTCGCCGCCTGGACGTTCGTTCCCTCGGCGGGCGCGGTACTCGCCGACTGGGGCGCGGACGTGATCAAGATCGAGCACCCGGTGACCGGCGACCCCCAGCGTGGCCTGATCAGCTCCGGGATGGTCACCGGCGCCGACGGCGTCAACCACTTCATCGAGCAGCCCAACCGGGGCAAGCGGAGCCTCGGGCTGGACATCGGTTCCGAGCCGGGGCGCGAGGTGCTCTACAAGCTCGCCGCGCAGTCCGACGTGTTCATCACGAACCTCTTACCGGGCTCGCGCGAGCGGTCCGGTGTGGACGTCAACGATATCCGCGCCCACAACCCGGACATCATCTACGCCCGCGGGCATGGGTACGGCGCCCGCGGCGCGCAGGCCGACCGCGGCGGTTTCGACCTGGCCGCGTACTGGGCGCGCGGTGGCCTCGGCGACTCGTTCATCGCGCGTGAGGGCGGCTATCCGCCGATCCAGCGACCGGCGTTCGGCGACGTCTACGCCGGCTTCGCGATCGCCGGCGGCATCGCGGCCGCCCTCTACCGGCGGCAGCGCACCGGTGAGACCTCGATCGTCGACGTGTCGCTGCTCGGCGCGGCGGTCTGGCAGCTCGCCCCGGACATCGTCGGGGCCGGCATCACCGGCGCGGCGATCCCGAAGTACGACCTGGCCGAGATGCCCAATCCCCTGGCCAGCATCTACCGGACCAGCGACGACCGGTACCTCGCGCTGGTCGTGCTGCAGGCCGACCGGTTCTGGGCAGACGTCTGCCAGCGGCTCGGCCGTGCGGACCTCATCGACGACGAGCGCTTCGCCGACGCGCGGGTCCGGTTCGCGAACCGGGGGGCCTGCGTCGCCGAGCTGCGAGCGACGTTCGGCGCGCAGCCGCTCGCGCACTGGGAGAAGGCTCTCGCCGACTTCGAGGGCGTCTGGGACGTGTTCCGGACGGCACCGGAGCTCCACGACGATCCGCAGGTGGTCGCGAACGGGTACCTGCCGCAGGTGACGAACGGGAACGGTGCGACGTTCGCACTGGCGGCCAATCCGGTCCAGTTCGACGAGCAGTCTCCGACGCTGACGCCCGCACCGGAACACGGGCAGCACACCGAGGAGATCCTGCTGGAGCTCGGGTACGACTGGGAGCAGATCGCCGCGATGAAGGCGGCGAACGCCACCACGTGA
- a CDS encoding thiolase family protein, whose amino-acid sequence MSRGGPFEGRAVLTGAGKSQVGRRLGRTGLELTIEAALRAIADAGLTPDDIDGVASYPGPGVPDRGFSGASVHELRNALGLRSRWYLSSTETAAQIGPAIEACMAVALGLADHVLVFRSVWESTAQATGGRASVLLGDGQQLPAHLEWTGPFGAVSAANWLAMPAQRYMHDFGLTREQLGWIALNARRNAGVNPDAVYRAPMTMDEYLAARMISEPLCLYDCDVPCDGATAVIVSRREAAAGLRRDPLTVESVGTGMFERATWDQRTDLTTMAAHDAAATLWERTTLRPGDVDVAQLYDGFSFLTVMWLEALGFCERGKVGAFVEGGERIALDGSLPLNTSGGQLSGGRLHGMGFLHEACVQLWQEGGERQAGSPSVAAVGVGGGPVAGAMLLSRD is encoded by the coding sequence GTGAGCCGCGGCGGCCCGTTCGAGGGTCGGGCGGTACTCACCGGGGCGGGCAAGTCACAGGTCGGGCGCCGGCTCGGGCGGACCGGCCTGGAGCTGACGATCGAGGCGGCGCTGCGTGCGATCGCGGATGCCGGACTGACTCCGGACGACATCGACGGGGTGGCCAGTTATCCGGGGCCGGGAGTGCCCGACCGGGGCTTCTCCGGCGCGTCGGTGCACGAGCTGCGCAACGCACTCGGTCTGCGCAGCCGCTGGTACCTGAGCAGCACGGAGACCGCCGCGCAGATCGGCCCGGCGATCGAGGCGTGCATGGCGGTGGCGCTCGGCCTCGCCGACCACGTGCTGGTGTTCCGCTCGGTCTGGGAGTCCACCGCCCAGGCGACCGGTGGTCGGGCCTCGGTGTTGCTCGGCGACGGGCAACAGCTCCCGGCGCACCTGGAGTGGACCGGTCCGTTCGGCGCGGTGTCGGCGGCCAACTGGCTGGCGATGCCCGCTCAGCGCTACATGCACGATTTCGGCCTGACCCGGGAGCAGCTCGGCTGGATCGCGCTCAACGCCCGGCGCAACGCGGGCGTGAACCCGGACGCGGTCTACCGGGCGCCCATGACGATGGACGAGTACCTGGCCGCCCGGATGATCTCCGAGCCGCTCTGTCTCTACGACTGCGACGTGCCGTGCGACGGTGCGACCGCGGTCATCGTGTCCCGGCGGGAGGCCGCAGCCGGGCTGCGCCGTGACCCGCTCACGGTGGAGTCGGTCGGCACCGGCATGTTCGAGCGAGCGACCTGGGACCAGCGGACCGACCTCACCACGATGGCCGCACACGACGCCGCGGCGACGCTGTGGGAGCGGACGACCCTCCGGCCGGGCGACGTCGACGTGGCTCAGCTCTACGACGGTTTCAGCTTCCTCACCGTGATGTGGCTGGAGGCGCTCGGCTTCTGCGAACGGGGCAAGGTCGGCGCGTTCGTGGAGGGCGGAGAGCGGATCGCGCTCGACGGTTCGCTGCCGCTGAACACCAGCGGGGGCCAGCTGTCCGGTGGCCGTCTGCACGGCATGGGATTCCTGCACGAGGCGTGCGTTCAGCTGTGGCAGGAGGGCGGAGAACGCCAGGCCGGTAGCCCGAGCGTCGCCGCGGTCGGCGTCGGTGGGGGACCGGTGGCCGGCGCGATGCTGCTCAGCCGCGACTAG
- a CDS encoding acyl-CoA dehydrogenase family protein translates to MHSAVAHPSGRRRSDVRDDDLAALRREVRAFLSAASFTPRCDNWMRGVDSGFTAAVAAQGWIGMTWPQEYGGGGRSNVARLAVTEELLRAGAPVGAHWTADRQIGPVILRHGTERLRREFLPAICRGEVLVCLGLSETEAGSDLAAVRTRAVPAPGGWSISGAKTWTTSAHLATHAYVLARTGPADPRHEGLTEFLVDMDTPGITVRPILDLVGEHHFNEVFLDEVFVPEHRVLGTVGAGWKQVTEQLAFERGGPERYLSTYPLLAALVDAVRRHPDRAAVERLGALTGRLAGLRALSTALAAAIDVGAAPTREAAALKVLGAQFEKDVVEEGRYVLDVTGGLEDATAAALLVDAVTAVPAGSVRGGASDVLRTVLGRAESTGGTR, encoded by the coding sequence ATGCACTCTGCAGTAGCCCACCCATCCGGTCGGCGACGATCTGACGTCCGTGACGACGATCTGGCCGCACTCCGGCGAGAGGTCCGTGCGTTCCTGAGCGCGGCCTCGTTCACGCCGCGCTGCGACAACTGGATGCGCGGCGTCGATTCGGGCTTCACGGCCGCGGTGGCCGCTCAGGGCTGGATCGGAATGACGTGGCCGCAGGAGTACGGCGGTGGCGGGCGTTCAAACGTGGCCCGGCTCGCGGTGACCGAGGAACTGCTCCGGGCCGGTGCCCCGGTCGGGGCGCACTGGACCGCCGACCGGCAGATCGGTCCGGTGATCCTCCGCCACGGCACCGAGCGATTGCGGCGGGAGTTCCTGCCGGCGATCTGCCGCGGTGAGGTCCTCGTCTGCCTCGGCCTCAGCGAGACCGAGGCCGGTTCCGATCTCGCGGCGGTCCGCACCCGCGCGGTGCCCGCGCCGGGTGGGTGGTCGATCAGCGGCGCCAAGACCTGGACCACCTCGGCTCACCTGGCCACTCACGCGTACGTGCTGGCCCGGACCGGACCGGCCGACCCCCGCCACGAGGGGCTGACCGAGTTCCTGGTCGACATGGACACGCCGGGGATCACCGTCCGGCCGATCCTGGACCTCGTCGGCGAACACCACTTCAACGAGGTGTTCCTCGACGAGGTATTCGTGCCCGAGCATCGGGTGCTGGGAACGGTCGGCGCCGGATGGAAACAGGTGACCGAGCAGCTCGCGTTCGAACGCGGCGGCCCGGAGCGGTATCTGAGCACCTATCCGCTGCTGGCCGCACTCGTCGACGCCGTCCGCAGGCACCCCGACCGGGCCGCCGTCGAGCGGCTCGGAGCGTTGACCGGCCGGCTGGCCGGGCTCCGTGCGCTGTCCACCGCGCTGGCCGCGGCGATCGACGTCGGTGCGGCCCCCACCCGGGAGGCCGCGGCTCTCAAGGTCCTCGGTGCGCAGTTCGAGAAGGACGTCGTCGAGGAGGGCCGGTACGTGCTCGACGTGACCGGTGGGCTCGAGGACGCGACGGCCGCCGCCCTGCTGGTCGACGCCGTCACCGCGGTCCCCGCCGGCTCAGTCCGCGGCGGAGCGTCCGACGTGCTCCGGACCGTGCTCGGCCGCGCCGAATCCACCGGAGGTACCCGATGA
- a CDS encoding VOC family protein produces MSVLTDTRAVLAHAALHCNLNTVDLPAAEAFYTEALGLLARMRSVSTSTDATPMGLGTDTASTTVFLYDHRGPRAAPALELVGWERPATAMAGPVERGFVALGFRVDALPATVARLQALGHTAEEIAPVRVQGVARSAVRLVDPDGVPVEVVAIPAGGTSDTDGAALAYTRLACADLERTIRWYRGVGFEVRARARATAALVLPEDPTFSLELTERPAPTGTARAANSQGLYRLALAVEDVTAAHALLAARGAVPDPVFIPMPDTPTGGFTVLFLADPDGTVVEFVERPRSAVRRPASPV; encoded by the coding sequence GTGAGCGTTCTGACCGATACGCGGGCGGTGCTGGCGCACGCCGCGCTGCACTGCAACCTCAACACCGTCGACCTACCGGCAGCCGAGGCCTTCTACACCGAGGCCCTCGGCCTGCTGGCCCGGATGCGCTCGGTGAGCACCAGCACCGACGCCACACCGATGGGGCTCGGCACCGACACCGCCAGCACGACCGTCTTCCTCTACGACCACCGCGGACCGCGGGCTGCCCCGGCGCTGGAGCTGGTCGGCTGGGAACGGCCGGCCACGGCGATGGCCGGCCCGGTCGAGCGGGGGTTCGTCGCGCTCGGGTTCCGCGTCGACGCGCTCCCGGCCACCGTGGCCCGCCTGCAAGCCCTCGGCCACACCGCCGAGGAGATCGCGCCGGTGCGGGTACAGGGCGTCGCCCGGTCGGCCGTGCGCCTCGTCGACCCGGACGGCGTTCCCGTCGAGGTCGTGGCGATCCCCGCCGGGGGAACCAGTGACACGGACGGCGCCGCCCTCGCGTACACCCGCCTCGCCTGCGCCGACCTGGAACGCACGATCCGGTGGTATCGGGGCGTCGGCTTCGAGGTCCGGGCGCGGGCCCGCGCCACCGCGGCGCTGGTGCTGCCGGAGGATCCGACGTTCTCGCTGGAGCTGACCGAGCGGCCCGCGCCGACCGGGACCGCACGGGCGGCCAACTCCCAGGGCCTCTATCGACTCGCGCTCGCCGTCGAAGACGTGACCGCGGCTCACGCGCTGCTCGCGGCGCGCGGTGCGGTGCCGGATCCGGTGTTCATCCCGATGCCGGACACGCCGACCGGCGGTTTCACGGTCCTGTTCCTGGCTGACCCGGACGGGACGGTCGTCGAGTTCGTCGAGCGTCCACGATCCGCGGTACGACGTCCGGCGTCGCCGGTATGA
- a CDS encoding MaoC family dehydratase produces MEIFRSIAELEKALGRELGPTDWFPVEQPRVDGFADVTEDHQWIHVDPERGAAGPFGATVAHGFLTVSLIPYFAARLRRIEGARMGVNYGLNRVRFPAPVRVGSRVRARCTMTELERVDATTVQLVLHTVIEVDGERKPACVADLVSRYYFPADAG; encoded by the coding sequence GTGGAGATCTTCCGGAGCATCGCCGAGCTGGAGAAGGCGCTCGGCCGGGAACTCGGCCCGACCGACTGGTTCCCGGTAGAGCAGCCCCGAGTGGACGGGTTCGCCGACGTCACCGAGGACCACCAGTGGATCCACGTCGACCCGGAGCGGGGCGCCGCCGGCCCATTCGGCGCAACCGTCGCGCACGGCTTCCTCACCGTCTCCCTGATCCCGTACTTCGCCGCACGGCTGCGCCGGATCGAGGGTGCGCGAATGGGCGTCAACTACGGGCTCAACCGGGTCCGGTTTCCGGCGCCGGTACGCGTCGGCAGCCGGGTCCGGGCCCGCTGCACGATGACCGAGCTCGAACGGGTCGACGCGACCACGGTGCAGCTGGTGCTGCACACGGTGATCGAGGTCGACGGCGAACGCAAACCGGCCTGCGTCGCCGACCTGGTCAGCCGGTACTACTTCCCCGCCGACGCCGGCTGA